Proteins encoded by one window of Flagellimonas lutaonensis:
- a CDS encoding ArsR/SmtB family transcription factor, whose product MGLAKTEIFTDAQNQIAIFAKAFGHPARVAILQQLFQMDSCYCGNLVDEIGLAQPTISQHLKELRNLGLVKGNVEGTSVCYCIDKENWAAMKAVMGDFLDQDLPENEDCC is encoded by the coding sequence ATGGGGCTTGCCAAGACCGAAATATTCACCGATGCCCAAAACCAGATAGCGATTTTCGCCAAGGCTTTTGGTCATCCTGCAAGAGTGGCCATACTGCAACAGCTTTTCCAGATGGACAGTTGCTATTGTGGTAACCTGGTCGATGAAATCGGATTGGCCCAGCCCACCATATCACAGCACCTAAAAGAATTGAGAAACTTGGGGCTGGTCAAGGGCAATGTTGAGGGAACCAGTGTATGCTATTGCATTGATAAGGAAAACTGGGCCGCTATGAAAGCCGTAATGGGGGATTTTCTGGACCAAGACCTTCCCGAAAACGAGGATTGTTGTTAA
- a CDS encoding T9SS type A sorting domain-containing protein, producing the protein MKNYLLTFLTLILFASSYSQEDGLKKLKDAYDRLDSVEKKSIKTEKFLNKGFFFKNRVAEFLKFEEEKLDSYFSFVEPSSWEVIYQGLSKSFLKKNSDFPETDVLQIMESSKEQEGTVPIGIICVEGEYLEDYDIDENIEATKNGFLLDKKYKKYKIFNGGILKNKVYSGTIRFEVLRDLFYVESNANVKSISIDFSDGQGFREVSAGEIINVEYDSDGEKSIAVKFELNKEREFINYSKLYIVTLEKEEPYLSYDLALPNSSKQNSNTTSRGSSFFRGQALVFRGCDRVFDRPVIYVEGFDPLGDSNAYDIQDRFQVANIEGTLRNNGYDMIYLNFYSGGGDIRTNADVLEQLIETVNDQKIGNNDIIVIGESMGGLIARYALTSMENSSRVHNVSHFISFDAPHLGANIPVGYQKLIEDIDDINLFSLLNISISEVDDAMTSVNSKAAKQLLLRRLGPNPHSDFTSLQNEFQNLGFPSQGGIKNLSIVNAAVDGSVNEPELTYSPGNKLLDVDFVNALSGFIVVRTNGLNTNTKVSSLIILTLGVPTTVREDSYNFNGFNYDMVAGGTESNQTDNIGPDVNFLLDVFNIASWFGGHTVNDFGNSLFSFVPLFSSTASTAPRTTQSHLNRSVAQLEANNWTPFDKIYGENDNSQHINNSDIDDSWADLFQDEFGFGLTSFCNQTIGSSSPPRPRINTDYWYTCEVGSRTLFIVDDGSEIANLYTHTWTVTGPRNFSLQGKTLRMGPGLPVGTYTVNLRRSYSSSSGFSGSSNAMSRTFTVYDEYHPIYGCSEGGDPGGGIRKTDDIGKDEETVDEDEIVQSEFEKGITIWPNPVQGQVNVKYSMPAEGNVNISLIPITNFGGETVTITNSYRPLGEYEETYYTSALKEGIYVLEIKTDFEILKYKIIIERP; encoded by the coding sequence ATGAAAAATTATTTACTTACATTTTTAACTCTTATTTTATTCGCTTCTTCTTATTCCCAGGAAGATGGTCTTAAAAAACTTAAAGATGCCTATGACCGATTGGATAGTGTAGAAAAGAAATCGATAAAAACAGAGAAATTCTTGAACAAAGGCTTTTTCTTTAAAAACCGTGTTGCGGAGTTTCTGAAGTTTGAGGAAGAAAAACTGGATAGTTACTTTTCTTTTGTTGAGCCGAGTAGTTGGGAAGTAATCTATCAAGGATTGTCTAAGTCATTTTTGAAAAAGAACTCAGACTTCCCTGAGACAGATGTTCTTCAAATCATGGAATCCTCTAAAGAACAAGAGGGAACTGTTCCAATTGGGATTATTTGTGTTGAAGGAGAATACCTAGAAGACTATGATATAGATGAAAACATAGAAGCTACCAAAAACGGTTTTCTATTAGATAAAAAATATAAGAAATATAAAATTTTTAATGGTGGAATTCTGAAAAATAAGGTTTATTCGGGTACCATTAGATTTGAAGTTTTGAGGGATTTGTTCTACGTTGAAAGTAATGCCAACGTTAAATCGATATCCATAGACTTTTCAGATGGACAAGGTTTTCGAGAAGTTAGCGCAGGAGAAATTATCAATGTTGAATATGATTCTGATGGGGAAAAATCAATAGCTGTAAAATTTGAACTTAACAAAGAAAGGGAATTTATCAATTATAGTAAACTCTACATTGTTACGTTGGAAAAAGAAGAACCATACCTTTCATATGATTTAGCATTACCTAATTCTTCAAAACAGAATTCAAATACTACTTCCAGGGGCAGCAGCTTCTTCCGAGGACAGGCGTTGGTATTTAGGGGATGTGACAGGGTTTTCGATAGGCCAGTAATCTATGTGGAGGGATTTGACCCACTAGGAGATTCAAACGCCTATGATATCCAAGACCGTTTTCAAGTGGCTAACATCGAGGGAACACTTCGAAATAATGGATACGATATGATTTACCTGAATTTCTACAGCGGTGGCGGAGACATTAGAACCAATGCGGACGTTCTTGAGCAATTGATTGAAACGGTCAACGACCAGAAAATAGGCAACAATGATATTATAGTTATTGGTGAAAGCATGGGAGGATTAATTGCTCGATATGCTCTAACTTCTATGGAAAACTCAAGTAGGGTTCATAATGTAAGTCACTTCATAAGCTTTGATGCTCCTCATCTTGGTGCCAACATACCTGTAGGGTATCAAAAACTGATTGAAGATATTGATGATATTAATTTGTTTTCACTGTTAAATATTTCAATATCAGAAGTTGATGACGCTATGACCAGTGTAAACAGTAAGGCTGCTAAGCAACTACTTCTTAGGAGATTAGGCCCTAATCCTCATTCCGATTTCACTAGCCTTCAGAATGAATTTCAGAACCTTGGATTTCCTTCTCAAGGTGGTATAAAAAATCTGAGTATTGTCAATGCTGCTGTAGATGGGTCAGTTAATGAACCTGAACTAACTTATAGCCCAGGAAACAAATTACTGGATGTTGATTTTGTAAATGCTCTTAGTGGATTCATTGTTGTTCGCACTAATGGTTTGAACACGAATACCAAGGTTTCCTCTTTGATTATACTAACTTTAGGTGTTCCAACAACTGTAAGGGAAGACTCGTATAATTTCAATGGGTTTAATTATGATATGGTGGCTGGGGGCACAGAGAGCAATCAAACAGATAACATAGGTCCAGATGTGAATTTTTTACTCGATGTTTTTAACATTGCAAGTTGGTTCGGTGGGCATACAGTCAATGATTTTGGGAATTCTTTATTTAGCTTTGTTCCATTGTTCAGCAGTACGGCATCCACAGCACCACGAACTACACAGTCTCATTTAAACAGAAGTGTGGCACAACTTGAAGCAAATAACTGGACTCCTTTTGATAAAATATATGGAGAGAATGACAATTCTCAGCATATAAATAATTCAGACATAGATGATTCTTGGGCAGACCTCTTCCAAGATGAATTTGGATTTGGTTTAACGAGCTTTTGCAATCAAACAATTGGTTCATCTTCTCCACCTAGACCTCGAATTAATACCGATTATTGGTATACCTGTGAAGTTGGAAGCCGTACATTGTTTATTGTTGACGACGGAAGTGAAATCGCTAATTTGTATACTCATACTTGGACGGTAACGGGCCCAAGAAATTTTAGCCTTCAGGGAAAAACATTAAGAATGGGCCCTGGATTACCCGTCGGAACTTATACCGTGAATCTGCGAAGGTCGTATTCATCAAGTTCAGGATTCTCAGGTTCTTCCAATGCCATGAGCCGAACTTTTACCGTATATGATGAATATCATCCTATTTATGGTTGTAGTGAAGGTGGAGACCCTGGTGGAGGTATTAGAAAGACTGATGACATTGGTAAAGATGAAGAAACCGTCGATGAGGACGAAATAGTGCAAAGTGAATTTGAAAAAGGAATTACTATTTGGCCAAACCCTGTTCAAGGACAGGTGAACGTGAAATATTCGATGCCAGCGGAAGGTAATGTAAATATTTCATTAATTCCTATTACTAATTTTGGTGGTGAGACCGTTACCATAACCAATAGTTATAGACCTTTGGGTGAGTACGAGGAAACTTATTACACTTCTGCATTAAAAGAGGGCATATATGTGTTGGAAATAAAAACCGATTTTGAAATCTTGAAATACAAAATTATAATAGAAAGACCATGA
- a CDS encoding YgaP family membrane protein, protein MKKNMGSADRIIRFVIAVIIGVLYFTGTISGTLGIILLVLAGVFLLTSFISFCPLYAPFGISTCTVKQK, encoded by the coding sequence ATGAAAAAGAATATGGGATCAGCTGACCGAATTATCCGATTTGTGATAGCGGTAATAATTGGGGTGCTGTATTTTACAGGTACCATCAGTGGAACTTTGGGGATAATACTACTTGTATTGGCTGGGGTGTTTTTACTTACTAGCTTTATCAGTTTTTGCCCGCTTTACGCCCCTTTTGGTATTAGTACTTGCACTGTAAAGCAAAAATGA
- a CDS encoding DUF4382 domain-containing protein, whose amino-acid sequence MKHSFLFAMLISLFIVGCSNDDGDDGRIRLKVSATNSNGTSAKTASFTGKNNENVIFTDFRISIRDVVFKNDDDPNSNLDTDEIQFRGPYQIDLLDGGDALTQTIGDVVVPDGIYKELRFKFHKDEDLPTTDKLFDKSIYIEGTIDGQPFVFWHDTSENLDVGRSTGVEVVGGMVNFTVEFDMSQFLGSLKQIDLTQAIDGNENGIIEIFPNDEDGNQEIAKDLKDNIKETADLIDK is encoded by the coding sequence ATGAAACATTCTTTTCTATTCGCTATGTTGATTTCGCTTTTCATCGTAGGCTGTTCCAATGATGATGGCGATGATGGCCGAATCCGTCTTAAGGTGAGTGCCACCAATAGTAACGGCACCAGTGCGAAAACAGCCTCTTTTACGGGAAAGAACAATGAAAATGTGATTTTTACTGATTTTAGAATTTCGATTCGTGACGTGGTATTCAAGAACGACGATGACCCAAACAGTAACCTGGACACTGATGAAATACAGTTTCGAGGGCCTTATCAGATTGACCTTCTGGATGGAGGTGATGCCTTGACCCAGACCATTGGGGATGTTGTCGTGCCCGATGGCATTTACAAAGAGTTGCGGTTCAAGTTCCATAAGGACGAGGATTTGCCTACTACCGACAAACTGTTCGATAAGTCAATTTATATTGAGGGTACAATAGACGGCCAACCTTTTGTATTTTGGCATGACACCAGTGAAAACTTGGATGTTGGTAGAAGCACCGGTGTAGAAGTGGTCGGTGGTATGGTGAACTTCACAGTGGAGTTTGATATGTCACAATTTTTGGGTTCCCTAAAACAAATTGACTTGACCCAGGCCATTGATGGTAATGAAAATGGGATTATCGAAATATTCCCGAATGATGAGGACGGAAATCAAGAGATTGCAAAAGACCTGAAAGACAACATCAAGGAAACCGCAGATTTGATAGATAAGTAG
- a CDS encoding site-specific integrase produces MKTSRTFKVLFRQVKAKRKDDQAPIYVRITVDGKRTEFSLGKFHPIDEWDNKMSRAIGRTYRARAINDELDNIYADITTAYKELRKEGKFVTAQTVKARYLGLDYHDATLLDLFAYHGERMTGVLKPGTLKNYRTTKKYLMKFLLVKMKSSDIYLRHLNYGFLVDFEQYLRNKRNNLSNQILNNNGIMKHIERLKKLMNLAVKLEWLEKNPFNKYDLKYHKFDRPFLSIKELRLLEETVLKRDIHQRTRDVFVFGCYTGLSYIDMKRLTKDNIVFGADGKKWLSFYRKKSLEPVKIPLLNRALEILKKYDANNGSNLLLPIYSNQKMNQYIKVDKPGKVTHLRRMKVTSVNELLRFDLSVG; encoded by the coding sequence ATGAAGACTTCAAGAACATTCAAAGTTCTTTTTCGACAGGTTAAGGCCAAAAGAAAAGATGATCAAGCCCCAATTTATGTGCGAATCACTGTCGATGGAAAACGAACAGAATTCAGTCTGGGCAAATTCCATCCAATAGATGAATGGGACAACAAAATGAGCAGGGCAATTGGCCGAACTTATAGAGCCAGGGCCATAAATGACGAATTGGATAATATATATGCAGATATCACGACCGCTTATAAAGAATTGAGAAAGGAGGGAAAGTTTGTGACGGCCCAAACAGTAAAAGCGAGGTATCTCGGGCTGGACTACCATGACGCGACCCTTTTGGACTTGTTTGCCTATCATGGGGAAAGAATGACAGGGGTTTTGAAACCCGGGACATTAAAAAATTACCGAACCACCAAGAAGTACTTAATGAAGTTCCTACTTGTCAAGATGAAATCATCGGATATATACTTGAGACATCTTAATTATGGATTCCTAGTTGACTTTGAGCAGTACCTGAGAAACAAAAGGAATAATCTTAGTAACCAAATATTGAATAACAATGGAATAATGAAGCATATAGAACGGCTGAAAAAATTAATGAACTTGGCTGTAAAATTAGAATGGCTTGAAAAGAATCCCTTTAATAAATATGATCTAAAATACCATAAGTTTGACAGGCCTTTTTTGTCAATAAAAGAGCTTCGGCTATTGGAAGAAACTGTATTGAAAAGGGACATACACCAAAGAACCAGAGACGTTTTTGTCTTTGGTTGCTATACAGGTCTATCCTATATTGATATGAAGAGATTGACCAAGGACAACATTGTCTTTGGGGCTGATGGAAAAAAATGGCTCTCCTTCTATAGGAAGAAAAGTTTGGAGCCTGTCAAGATACCTTTGCTGAACAGAGCTTTGGAGATTCTAAAAAAGTACGATGCAAACAATGGTTCAAATCTTTTGCTTCCGATATATTCCAATCAAAAGATGAATCAGTACATTAAGGTGGATAAGCCGGGTAAAGTGACCCACCTTCGCCGGATGAAAGTGACCAGTGTAAACGAACTGCTCAGATTTGATCTATCCGTGGGTTAA
- a CDS encoding Crp/Fnr family transcriptional regulator: MKPEHKSTAIHSLLFQKLLEVGTIQKIEKGAEILREGQFVKLIPFVRKGLIKVFTRYEDRELLLYYIQPEESCIMSFSAGFNNEPSQVYAVAEEDTEVLLLPLRELRSLTNSYPDINRFFFQQYKGRYAELLNTIHHVLFDKIDVRLYQHLKEKSALKKENPLRMSHQQIADELGTVREVISRAIKKLEREALVKQLGNSIKILK; this comes from the coding sequence ATGAAACCCGAACACAAAAGTACAGCGATTCACAGCCTGTTGTTCCAGAAATTGTTGGAAGTGGGTACCATCCAAAAAATTGAGAAGGGCGCGGAAATTCTTAGGGAGGGGCAATTTGTCAAGCTCATACCTTTCGTTCGAAAAGGACTCATCAAAGTTTTTACTCGTTATGAGGATAGAGAGCTACTGCTCTATTATATCCAGCCTGAAGAAAGTTGTATCATGTCTTTCTCGGCCGGTTTCAACAATGAACCCAGTCAAGTATACGCTGTGGCTGAAGAAGATACCGAAGTCCTTTTGCTTCCATTGAGGGAATTACGATCCCTGACCAATTCCTATCCTGACATCAATAGATTTTTCTTTCAACAGTACAAAGGCCGTTATGCAGAACTTCTAAATACCATACATCATGTATTGTTCGATAAGATTGATGTAAGGCTTTATCAGCACCTAAAAGAAAAATCCGCGCTAAAAAAGGAAAATCCACTTCGAATGTCGCACCAACAGATTGCGGATGAGTTGGGAACAGTGCGAGAGGTAATCAGTCGCGCAATCAAAAAATTGGAAAGAGAAGCGCTGGTAAAGCAATTGGGCAACTCGATTAAAATACTCAAATAG
- the istA gene encoding IS21 family transposase, with amino-acid sequence MANKQIDMRKIKLIYKLYTSGVSKRRISQQLGISRVTIRKYIEFFKRYRFTGYEVEKMTLEELHNLFKDGQRPKSQRLLTLRQYFPHFDKELRKTGVTRRLLWEEYYAKHPDGFRLSQFKYWYAEWRKETSPVMHMEHKAGDKLFIDFTGKKLHIVDRDTGELQELEVFVCILGSSQYTYVEACASQKLEDFIRCTENALWFYGGVPKALVPDNLKSAVTKSSRYEPSLNKVFADFAEHYETAVLPTRTYRPRDKAIVENAVKIIYTRVFAPLRNRTFHNITDINKAIWELLEKHNGMSFRGREYSRCSLFLEIERQELMPLPEKRYEIKRYARGTVHKNSHIYFGKDKHYYSVPYRHIGKQVKLVYTDSIVEIYHKHERFAVHKRNKKKYGYTTLADHMPSHHRFVSEWSSERFIGWAGNIGEHCKGYIIAILEKKQHPEQSYKSCLGILHLAKKYGRERLENACKRASEYGAYNYNMVERILKKGWDQIDEGIDGDLEMPEHKNIRGGKYYE; translated from the coding sequence ATGGCGAACAAGCAGATAGATATGCGAAAAATAAAACTGATTTATAAGCTCTACACCTCTGGTGTAAGCAAGCGACGGATAAGCCAGCAATTGGGCATATCCCGCGTTACCATTAGAAAGTACATCGAATTCTTCAAGCGGTACCGTTTCACGGGGTACGAAGTGGAGAAGATGACCCTGGAGGAACTCCACAATCTTTTTAAGGACGGGCAAAGGCCGAAGAGCCAACGCCTGCTGACCCTAAGGCAGTACTTTCCCCACTTTGACAAGGAACTCCGCAAGACGGGCGTTACGCGACGATTGCTGTGGGAGGAATATTATGCGAAGCACCCCGATGGGTTCAGGCTCTCACAGTTCAAGTATTGGTACGCCGAATGGCGCAAGGAGACCTCGCCCGTGATGCACATGGAGCATAAGGCCGGCGACAAGCTCTTTATCGACTTCACGGGAAAGAAACTCCATATCGTCGACAGGGACACCGGCGAACTTCAGGAACTGGAAGTGTTCGTGTGCATACTGGGCAGCAGCCAGTATACCTATGTGGAGGCCTGCGCAAGCCAAAAACTGGAAGATTTTATACGTTGTACCGAGAACGCCCTATGGTTCTATGGCGGCGTGCCAAAGGCCTTGGTGCCCGATAACCTCAAATCGGCCGTGACAAAGAGCAGTCGTTACGAACCTAGTTTGAACAAGGTATTCGCGGACTTTGCCGAACATTACGAAACAGCCGTACTGCCCACACGTACCTACAGGCCAAGGGACAAGGCCATAGTGGAGAACGCCGTGAAGATAATCTACACTAGGGTGTTCGCCCCTTTACGGAACCGGACCTTCCATAACATCACAGATATCAACAAAGCGATATGGGAGCTGTTAGAGAAGCACAATGGAATGTCATTTAGGGGGAGGGAATACTCCCGTTGTTCATTGTTCCTTGAGATAGAGAGGCAAGAACTGATGCCCTTGCCCGAAAAACGCTATGAGATAAAAAGGTATGCCCGAGGTACCGTGCACAAGAACAGCCATATCTATTTTGGGAAGGACAAGCACTATTACAGTGTTCCCTATCGCCATATCGGCAAACAGGTCAAGCTGGTCTATACCGACAGCATCGTCGAGATTTACCATAAACACGAAAGGTTCGCGGTACATAAAAGGAACAAAAAGAAATATGGCTATACCACCCTGGCCGACCATATGCCATCGCACCACCGCTTTGTGAGCGAATGGAGCAGTGAGAGGTTCATTGGTTGGGCAGGCAATATCGGCGAACACTGCAAAGGGTACATCATCGCCATATTGGAAAAGAAACAGCACCCGGAACAATCCTATAAATCCTGTCTTGGCATATTGCACCTTGCCAAAAAGTATGGAAGGGAACGTCTTGAGAACGCCTGCAAACGTGCCTCGGAATATGGAGCGTACAATTACAATATGGTCGAGCGCATCTTAAAGAAGGGATGGGACCAAATTGATGAAGGTATCGACGGGGATCTGGAAATGCCCGAGCACAAGAACATAAGGGGCGGAAAATACTATGAATAA
- the istB gene encoding IS21-like element helper ATPase IstB translates to MNEKTMELMKQMRFFGMHRAFATTMETGGADTTYTNDELIAYLIQSEWDDRRNRRIERLTKSARFRYTAVMEALDYRPSRQLDKNLVQRLGSCGFIRKRENILVTGSTGVGKSYLASAIGHQACSMGYRTMYFNTAKLFTLLKTSKADGSYLKQINRLERQDLLILDDFGLKPLDNINRHSLMEIIEDRHGKRSTIIASQLPVEVWHDIIGEKTLADAILDRLVHTAHRIDIKGESMRRKLKNKN, encoded by the coding sequence ATGAACGAAAAAACAATGGAACTGATGAAACAAATGAGGTTCTTTGGAATGCACAGGGCCTTCGCCACAACAATGGAAACCGGAGGTGCCGATACCACCTACACCAATGACGAGCTCATCGCCTATCTCATCCAGAGCGAATGGGACGACCGCCGCAACCGCAGGATAGAGCGATTGACCAAGTCCGCAAGGTTCAGGTACACGGCCGTTATGGAGGCCTTGGACTACCGTCCATCGCGCCAACTGGACAAAAATCTTGTACAGCGGCTCGGCTCCTGCGGCTTTATCCGAAAAAGGGAGAACATACTTGTCACGGGCAGTACGGGCGTGGGCAAAAGTTATCTGGCCTCCGCCATTGGCCACCAGGCCTGCTCGATGGGGTATAGAACAATGTACTTCAACACCGCCAAACTATTCACCCTGCTAAAGACCTCCAAGGCCGACGGTTCCTACCTGAAACAGATAAACCGATTGGAAAGACAGGACTTGCTCATATTGGATGATTTTGGGCTGAAGCCCCTGGACAACATAAACCGCCACTCCCTGATGGAGATCATCGAGGACAGGCACGGCAAAAGATCCACCATAATAGCATCACAGCTACCTGTCGAAGTATGGCACGACATTATAGGTGAAAAAACACTGGCCGATGCCATCCTGGACCGTTTGGTGCACACGGCACACAGAATAGATATAAAAGGAGAATCAATGAGAAGAAAATTGAAAAATAAAAACTAA
- a CDS encoding DUF6428 family protein — protein MKLSDVKHQLKNLETIAFQLPNGELVPSHFHVTEVGKVTKHFIDCGGTVRNEEVVNFQLWNANDYDHRLHPEKLVNIIELSERILGIGDLEVEVEYQGETIQKFGLDFDGYRFQLTSKQTDCLAKDKCGIEAPKPKIRLSQVGGEPCCAADGNCC, from the coding sequence GTGAAACTATCAGATGTAAAACACCAATTGAAGAACCTTGAAACCATAGCCTTTCAACTGCCCAACGGGGAACTTGTACCCAGTCACTTTCACGTCACCGAGGTGGGCAAGGTCACCAAGCACTTTATCGACTGCGGGGGAACGGTGAGAAATGAGGAAGTGGTCAACTTTCAATTATGGAATGCCAATGACTATGACCATAGGCTTCACCCTGAAAAACTGGTCAATATCATCGAACTTTCGGAAAGGATTCTCGGAATCGGGGATTTGGAAGTGGAGGTGGAATATCAGGGCGAGACCATCCAAAAATTTGGATTGGATTTCGATGGATACCGTTTTCAACTTACCTCAAAGCAGACCGACTGTCTGGCAAAGGATAAGTGCGGTATAGAAGCGCCCAAACCAAAAATCAGGCTGTCCCAAGTGGGTGGCGAGCCTTGTTGCGCTGCCGATGGAAACTGTTGCTAA